Sequence from the Sphingomonas sp. SORGH_AS_0950 genome:
CGACCATCATGACGGCATGAGCTATTTCGGCCTCGCCGCCAGCGGGGCGAGCCCCGATCCGACCAACAGCACGCGCGGGCTGCTCGTCCTGAATCACGAGAACATCACCCAGCTCTATCTCCACGCCAACGGCCCCACGCCGTCGCCGCGCCCCGAATCGGAGGCGATCAAGGAGATCGAGTGCCACGGCGTCTCGGTGGTCGAGGTCACCCGCACGAACGGCGCCTGGACCTATGTCCAGGCCTCGGCGCTGAACCGTCGCATCACCCCCAACACCCCGATGGCGTTCAGCGGCCCGGTAAAGGGCAATGCCTGGCTGAAGACCGCCTATTCGACCGATGGCACGGGCGGGCGCGGTACGATCAACAACTGCGCCAACGGCACGATGGCGTGGAACACCTATCTGACCAACGAGGAAAACTGGGCGGGCTATTTTCGGCGCACCAGCGGCGATGCGGCGGTACGCGCCGCCACGACGCCCAAGCAGAATGTCTCGCTCGCCCGCTATGGCATCGGCGAGGGGCGTTCGGGCAATTATGGCTGGACGACCGTCACGCCGTCGGATTCGTCGAGCACGATCTTTCGCCGCTGGAACGCGACGGCCAATGCCGCGCTGGCGGCGGACGGCACCGCCGATTTCCGGCACGAGCCGTTCCAGTTCGGCTGGGTGGTCGAGATCGACCCGTTCAACCCCAATTCCACGCCGCGCAAGCGCACCGCGCTGGGCCGCATGAACCATGAAGGCTGCCAGAGCGGCCGGATGATCGCGGGCGTCCGCCCCGCCTTTTACATGGGTGACGATGCGCAGAACGAATATATCTACAAGTTCGTGTCGGCCACGCCGTGGAGCGCTTCGGACGCCAGCGCCAGCGACCGTCTGGCGGTGGGCGACAAATATCTCGACGACGGCACGCTCTATGTCGCGAAGTTCAACGCGGACGGCACCGGCACGTGGATGCCGTTGGTGTTCGGTCAGAACGGGCTGACCGCCTCGAACAGCGTCTATCCCTTCGCCGACCAGGCCGATGTCCTGATCAACACGCGGCTGGCGGGCGATGCGCTGGGCGCGACCAAGATGGACCGGCCGGAGTGGACCGCGGTCAATCCGGCGACCGGCGAGATGTATTGCACGCTGACCAACAACGCCTCGCGCCGCCCGGTCGCTTCGGGCAGCCTGACCGGGGTCGATGCGGCCAATCCGCGCGCCTATGTCGATCCGCCCTCGACCTCGGTCGGCAACCGCAACGGCCATATCATCCGCATCCGCGAAGCGAACGACACGACCGAGGCGACCAGCTTCACCTGGGACGTGTACGCCTTTGGTGCGGGGGCGGACCTGGATGCGACGAACATCAACCTGTCGGGGCTGGACGCGACCAACGACTTCTCGTCGCCCGACGGCCTGTGGTTCAGCCTGCCGAGCAATGTCGCGGGGCAGCAGACGCCGGTGATGTGGATCCAGACCGATGACGGTGCCTTCACCGACGTCACCAACTGCATGATGCTGGCCGCGATCCCCGGCCGGGTCGGCGATGGCGGCACGCGTTCGGTCACCAGCAGCGCGGGCGGCGCCTCGGCGACCGTCACCACCCGGATCGGCAAGGCGCCGGGCGTGACGCTGAAGCGTTTCCTGGTGGGGCCGAAACAGTGTGAGATCACCGGCATCCACTCGACGCCGGACGGCACCTCGGTCTTCGTCAACATCCAGCATCCGGGCGAGGACGCCAGCAGCGTCGCCGCGCCGACCAGCAACTGGCCCGACAGCCAGAGCGGCAGCGCGGCCGCAACGGTCCGCCCGCGCTCGGCCACGATCGTCATCACCAAGAATGACGGCGGCGTTGTCGCGATCTGATCGGCTGATCGCATCGTGACCCCATGAGGGGGCGGGAAGTGATTGCCTTCCCGCCCCCTTTCGCGTTCAAGGGCTGGCGGACAAGGGAGGGGCGGCATGACGACGACACGGCGCGAGGTGATGGCGGGCGCGGCTGCGATCGGGCTGGGGACGGCGATCGGGCCGGTGCTGGCGCAGGTGCCGGGCCGCGACAGGCTGATCGCGGGCACCTATGCCAATGAAGGGGGCCGGGGCCTCTATCCGATCGTCGATGGCCGTGTGGGACCGCCGGTGGCGGGGATCGTCAACGCCTCTTACGGCGTGGGCAACGGGCCGGGCGGCGCCTTCTACCTGTTGCGGGAACAGGCCGAGGGGCGCGTCACCGGCTATGGCCCTGGCTGGGCGTCGCGGGGCGGGGCGTCGACCGGCGGGGCCGATCCCTGCCATGTCGCGCTCGACCGGTCCTCGGCCTGTCTGGCGGTCGCCAATTACTCCAGCGGCTCGGTCGCCTTCTATCGGCTCGACCGGCGGACCGGCGCGCCGGGCGAGGCGCAGGTCTTTCGCCATCAGGGTCATGGCCCCAATGCCGAGCGCCAGGCGGGGCCGCATGCGCATTGGGTGGGGTTCAGCCCCGACCGGCGCTGGCTGCACGCGGTCGATCTGGGGGCGGATGCGATCTTCGCCTATCGCTTCGACCCCGCCGCGCGGACGCTCGCCGAGCCGGTGATCGGCTGGCAGGCCCCGGCGGGGGCGGGGCCGCGCCACATGGTCCGCCACCCGACCCTGCCGCGCGCCTATGTCGCCTGCGAGTTGCAGCCCCGGCTGTTCGTCCTCGACGCGCTGCCCGAGGGACGCTTCCGCACGGCGGGTGAACGGGCGCTGCTGGCCGAGGGCACAGCCACACCCTCCTATGCGGCGCATATCGCGATCGATCGGGCGGGGCGGACGCTCTATGTCTCCAATCGCGGGGCGAACAGCATCACCGTCTTCCGCCTGAACGCCAAGGGCGATCCCGAGCCGGTCCAGCATGTCCCGACCGGCGGCGACTGGCCGCGCTTCTTCCTGCTGCGCGAGGGGCGGGGAGAGATGCTGGTGGCGAACGAGCGTTCGGGTACGGTGAACGCCTTCCGGATCGGCAAGGACGGCCGCCTGACCGCCACCGGCCGCAGCATCGCCATTCCGGGCGTGGTCTTCCTCGCCGAAGTTTGAGGGGCGCACTCCAACCCCGTTCTTGAGTGGATCGCCATTCAGCGATGCCTTTCCTTCCCTCGCCCCTCGCAGAGGGGAGAGGGGTGCGCAGACTTGGTCTTTGCGAGAGCAAAGGCTTAGTCGGAGCTGGGTGAGGGGTGGGCGCTCGCTTTGGCGAGCGCCCACCCCTCACCCAAGCTGCGCTAGCCAGCAGGCTGGCAAGCTTCGCTAACCCTCTCCCCTGTCCAGGGGAGAGGGGAAGAAGGCG
This genomic interval carries:
- a CDS encoding PhoX family phosphatase encodes the protein MSDINSMVAYDDGDVDTNRSTNMHMSDLIATRLSRRQTLRHGVSAMTTALFGGMLLAGCDDENPQGVTATAAGSTASVAAGRAVTLTGTVSSGQVANVNWSQTAGPSVTLTNANQLVATFRAPAVATATQLAFKLEITSRDGLVTNNSVTITVTPIALDFTAVPHSLADVVTVPSGYSVSVLYRLGDPIASGVAAAANNGTDSNFAQRAGDHHDGMSYFGLAASGASPDPTNSTRGLLVLNHENITQLYLHANGPTPSPRPESEAIKEIECHGVSVVEVTRTNGAWTYVQASALNRRITPNTPMAFSGPVKGNAWLKTAYSTDGTGGRGTINNCANGTMAWNTYLTNEENWAGYFRRTSGDAAVRAATTPKQNVSLARYGIGEGRSGNYGWTTVTPSDSSSTIFRRWNATANAALAADGTADFRHEPFQFGWVVEIDPFNPNSTPRKRTALGRMNHEGCQSGRMIAGVRPAFYMGDDAQNEYIYKFVSATPWSASDASASDRLAVGDKYLDDGTLYVAKFNADGTGTWMPLVFGQNGLTASNSVYPFADQADVLINTRLAGDALGATKMDRPEWTAVNPATGEMYCTLTNNASRRPVASGSLTGVDAANPRAYVDPPSTSVGNRNGHIIRIREANDTTEATSFTWDVYAFGAGADLDATNINLSGLDATNDFSSPDGLWFSLPSNVAGQQTPVMWIQTDDGAFTDVTNCMMLAAIPGRVGDGGTRSVTSSAGGASATVTTRIGKAPGVTLKRFLVGPKQCEITGIHSTPDGTSVFVNIQHPGEDASSVAAPTSNWPDSQSGSAAATVRPRSATIVITKNDGGVVAI
- a CDS encoding lactonase family protein encodes the protein MTTTRREVMAGAAAIGLGTAIGPVLAQVPGRDRLIAGTYANEGGRGLYPIVDGRVGPPVAGIVNASYGVGNGPGGAFYLLREQAEGRVTGYGPGWASRGGASTGGADPCHVALDRSSACLAVANYSSGSVAFYRLDRRTGAPGEAQVFRHQGHGPNAERQAGPHAHWVGFSPDRRWLHAVDLGADAIFAYRFDPAARTLAEPVIGWQAPAGAGPRHMVRHPTLPRAYVACELQPRLFVLDALPEGRFRTAGERALLAEGTATPSYAAHIAIDRAGRTLYVSNRGANSITVFRLNAKGDPEPVQHVPTGGDWPRFFLLREGRGEMLVANERSGTVNAFRIGKDGRLTATGRSIAIPGVVFLAEV